A window from Streptomyces sp. NBC_00299 encodes these proteins:
- a CDS encoding GNAT family N-acetyltransferase: MPPTDASADAGTAPTTEIGTAMSLGARNGRIAEASLSADSEDTLDMRLPDELVALFADDPGAVGERTPGAGAVLLASAPDLPNADDLLDHVAEWGPISTPAGVLHLVPVRVERDLPIIDRWMNDPAIAAFWGLAGPQNATEEHLRSHLSGDGRSVPCLGLLDGTPMSYWELYRADLDPLARHYPARPHDTGLHLLIGAVGDRGRGLGGTLLRAVADLVLDKRPACPRIVAEPDIRNTPSIAAFLSAGFRFSAEIDLPVKRAALVVRDRSLRHLL, from the coding sequence GTGCCTCCCACCGACGCGAGTGCCGACGCCGGTACTGCCCCCACCACCGAGATCGGCACCGCCATGAGCCTGGGTGCCCGCAACGGCCGTATCGCCGAGGCGAGCTTGAGCGCAGACAGTGAGGACACGCTGGACATGCGCCTGCCCGACGAGCTCGTCGCTCTCTTCGCGGACGACCCCGGTGCCGTGGGGGAGCGGACCCCGGGCGCAGGCGCGGTCCTCCTCGCCTCAGCTCCAGATCTCCCGAACGCCGACGATCTGCTGGACCACGTTGCCGAATGGGGGCCGATCAGCACACCTGCAGGAGTGCTTCACCTTGTTCCCGTGCGGGTCGAGCGCGACCTTCCGATCATTGATCGGTGGATGAACGACCCCGCCATTGCCGCGTTCTGGGGGCTGGCCGGGCCTCAGAACGCGACCGAGGAGCACCTGCGGTCCCATCTCTCCGGCGACGGACGCAGCGTTCCGTGCCTAGGCCTGCTCGACGGCACGCCGATGAGCTATTGGGAGCTCTACCGAGCCGACCTCGACCCGCTCGCCCGGCACTATCCGGCTCGACCCCACGACACCGGACTCCATCTCCTCATCGGTGCCGTCGGCGACCGCGGGCGAGGGCTGGGCGGCACCCTCCTCCGAGCCGTCGCCGACCTGGTCCTCGACAAACGGCCCGCCTGCCCTCGCATCGTCGCCGAACCCGACATTCGCAACACCCCTTCCATCGCCGCGTTCCTGAGCGCCGGTTTTCGGTTCTCCGCCGAGATCGATCTGCCCGTCAAGAGGGCTGCCCTCGTGGTGAGAGACCGGAGCCTGCGCCATCTGCTGTGA
- a CDS encoding vitamin B12-dependent ribonucleotide reductase, with translation MTETASGPARSSRAKGTKATKGLRIERIHTTPGVHPYDEVAWERRDVVMTNWRDGSVNFEQRGVEFPDFWSVNAVNIVTSKYFRGAVGTPQREVSLKQLIDRIVKTYRKAGEDYKYFASPADAEIFEHELAYALLHQIFSFNSPVWFNVGTPQPQQVSACFILAVDDSMESILDWYKEEGMIFKGGSGAGLNLSRIRSSKELLSSGGNASGPVSFMRGADASAGTIKSGGATRRAAKMVILDVDHPDIEDFIQTKVKEEEKIRALRDAGFDMDLGGDDITSVQYQNANNSVRVNDTFMTAVEKGGKFGLTSRMTGEVIEEVDAKALFRKMAEAAWACADPGIQYDDTINHWHTCPESGRINGSNPCSEYMHLDNTSCNLASLNLMKFLKDDGKGNQSFEVERFAKVVELVITAMDISICFADFPTQKIGENTRAFRQLGIGYANLGALLMATGHAYDSDGGRALAGAITSLMTGTSYKRSAELAAVVGPYDGYARNAQPHLRVMKQHADANTAAVRVDDLDTPVWAAATEAWQDVQRLGEKNGFRNSQASVIAPTGTIGLAMSCDTTGLEPDLALVKFKKLVGGGSMQIVNGTVPQALRRLGYQEEQIEAIVAHIADHGNVVDAPGLKHEHYEVFDCAMGERSISAMGHVRMMAAIQPWISGALSKTVNMPESATVEEVEEIYFEAWKMGVKALAIYRDNCKVGQPLSAKTKEKEKTEITEKAEATIRETVEKVVEYRPVRKRLPKGRPGITTSFTVGGAEGYMTANSYPDDGLGEVFLKMSKQGSTLAGMMDAFSIAVSVGLQYGVPLETYVSKFTNMRFEPAGMTDDPDVRMAQSIVDYIFRRLALDFLPFETRSALGIHSAEERQRHLETGSYEAGDDEVDVEGLAQSAPRAQELKAVATPKAEVEAAKPAPQQAHTSAELVEMQLGIQADAPLCFSCGTKMQRAGSCYICEGCGSTSGCS, from the coding sequence ATGACAGAGACGGCGAGCGGTCCGGCACGGAGTTCCCGCGCCAAGGGCACCAAGGCGACCAAGGGACTGCGTATCGAGCGCATCCACACCACCCCCGGCGTGCACCCGTACGACGAGGTGGCCTGGGAGCGCCGTGACGTCGTCATGACCAACTGGCGCGACGGCTCGGTCAACTTCGAGCAGCGCGGCGTGGAGTTCCCCGACTTCTGGTCGGTGAACGCGGTCAACATCGTCACCAGCAAGTACTTCCGCGGTGCCGTCGGCACCCCGCAGCGCGAGGTCAGCCTCAAGCAGCTGATCGACCGCATCGTGAAGACGTATCGGAAGGCCGGCGAGGACTACAAGTACTTCGCCTCGCCCGCCGACGCCGAGATCTTCGAGCACGAGCTGGCGTACGCCCTCCTGCACCAGATCTTCAGCTTCAACAGCCCCGTCTGGTTCAACGTGGGCACCCCGCAGCCCCAGCAGGTCTCCGCCTGCTTCATCCTGGCCGTCGACGACTCCATGGAGTCGATCCTCGACTGGTACAAGGAAGAGGGCATGATCTTCAAGGGCGGCTCGGGCGCCGGCCTGAACCTCTCCCGCATCCGTTCCTCCAAGGAGCTGCTGTCCTCCGGCGGCAACGCCTCCGGTCCGGTCTCCTTCATGCGCGGCGCCGACGCCTCCGCAGGAACGATCAAGTCGGGCGGCGCCACCCGCCGCGCCGCCAAGATGGTCATCCTCGACGTCGACCACCCCGACATCGAGGACTTCATCCAGACCAAGGTCAAGGAAGAAGAGAAGATCCGCGCGCTCCGTGACGCGGGCTTCGACATGGACCTGGGCGGCGACGACATCACGTCGGTCCAGTACCAGAACGCCAACAACTCGGTCCGTGTGAACGACACGTTCATGACGGCCGTAGAGAAGGGCGGCAAGTTCGGCCTCACCTCCCGCATGACCGGCGAGGTCATCGAAGAGGTAGACGCCAAGGCCCTGTTCCGCAAGATGGCCGAGGCCGCCTGGGCCTGCGCCGACCCCGGCATCCAGTACGACGACACCATCAACCACTGGCACACGTGCCCGGAGTCCGGCCGTATCAACGGCTCGAACCCCTGCAGCGAGTACATGCACTTGGACAACACGTCCTGCAACCTCGCCTCGCTGAACCTGATGAAGTTCCTGAAGGACGACGGCAAGGGCAACCAGTCCTTCGAGGTCGAGCGCTTCGCGAAGGTCGTCGAGCTGGTCATCACCGCGATGGACATCTCCATCTGCTTCGCGGACTTCCCGACGCAGAAGATCGGTGAGAACACACGCGCGTTCCGCCAGCTCGGCATCGGTTACGCCAACCTCGGCGCCCTGCTGATGGCGACCGGCCACGCGTACGACTCGGACGGCGGCCGCGCGCTCGCCGGTGCCATCACCTCGCTGATGACCGGCACGTCGTACAAGCGTTCCGCCGAACTCGCGGCGGTCGTGGGCCCGTACGACGGGTACGCCCGCAACGCCCAGCCGCACCTGCGCGTCATGAAGCAGCACGCCGACGCCAACACCGCGGCCGTCCGCGTGGACGACCTGGACACGCCGGTCTGGGCCGCGGCCACGGAGGCCTGGCAGGACGTGCAGCGTCTTGGTGAGAAGAACGGTTTCCGTAACTCCCAGGCGTCCGTCATCGCCCCGACCGGCACCATCGGTCTGGCGATGTCCTGCGACACCACCGGTCTTGAGCCCGACCTCGCCCTGGTCAAGTTCAAGAAGCTCGTCGGCGGCGGCTCGATGCAGATCGTCAACGGCACCGTCCCGCAGGCCCTGCGCCGCCTGGGCTACCAGGAGGAGCAGATCGAGGCGATCGTCGCCCACATCGCCGACCACGGCAATGTCGTCGACGCCCCGGGCCTCAAGCACGAGCACTACGAGGTGTTCGACTGCGCCATGGGCGAGCGCTCCATCTCCGCGATGGGCCACGTCCGCATGATGGCTGCCATCCAGCCGTGGATCTCCGGCGCCCTGTCCAAGACGGTCAACATGCCGGAGTCGGCGACCGTCGAGGAGGTCGAGGAGATCTACTTCGAGGCCTGGAAGATGGGCGTCAAGGCGCTCGCCATCTACCGCGACAACTGCAAGGTCGGCCAGCCGCTCTCCGCCAAGACCAAGGAGAAGGAGAAGACCGAGATCACGGAGAAGGCCGAGGCCACCATCCGTGAGACGGTCGAGAAGGTCGTCGAGTACCGCCCGGTCCGCAAGCGCCTCCCGAAGGGCCGTCCCGGCATCACGACGTCCTTCACCGTCGGTGGCGCCGAGGGCTACATGACCGCCAACTCCTACCCGGACGACGGTCTCGGTGAGGTCTTCCTGAAGATGTCCAAGCAGGGTTCGACTCTCGCGGGCATGATGGACGCCTTCTCGATCGCCGTCTCGGTGGGTCTGCAGTACGGCGTGCCGCTGGAGACGTACGTCTCGAAGTTCACGAACATGCGCTTCGAGCCCGCCGGCATGACGGACGACCCGGACGTGCGGATGGCGCAGTCGATTGTCGACTACATCTTCCGCCGCCTGGCGCTCGACTTCCTGCCGTTCGAGACGCGCTCCGCGCTCGGCATCCACTCCGCCGAGGAGCGTCAGCGTCACCTCGAGACCGGTTCGTACGAGGCCGGCGATGACGAGGTGGACGTCGAGGGCCTGGCCCAGTCGGCGCCCCGTGCGCAGGAGCTGAAGGCCGTCGCCACGCCGAAGGCCGAGGTCGAGGCGGCCAAGCCCGCTCCGCAGCAGGCGCACACCAGCGCCGAGTTGGTGGAGATGCAGCTGGGCATCCAGGCCGACGCCCCGCTTTGCTTCTCCTGCGGCACGAAGATGCAGCGGGCCGGCTCGTGCTACATCTGCGAGGGCTGCGGCTCGACCAGCGGCTGCAGCTGA
- the nrdR gene encoding transcriptional regulator NrdR — translation MHCPFCRHPDSRVVDSRTTDDGTSIRRRRQCPDCSRRFTTVETCSLMVIKRSGVTEPFSRTKVINGVRKACQGRPVTEDALAQLGQRVEEAVRATGSAELTTHDVGLAILGPLQELDLVAYLRFASVYRAFDSLEDFEAAITELRLGTGRTAADDDDREDDARAVTGGQEDDRGSGGTAQVPVPANAAD, via the coding sequence ATGCACTGCCCCTTCTGCAGGCACCCCGACAGTCGCGTCGTCGACAGCCGTACGACAGACGACGGCACGTCGATCCGCAGGCGCCGCCAGTGTCCTGACTGCTCCCGTCGTTTCACGACCGTGGAGACCTGCTCGCTGATGGTGATCAAGCGGTCCGGAGTCACCGAGCCATTCAGTCGTACCAAGGTCATCAACGGCGTGCGCAAGGCATGCCAGGGACGGCCTGTCACCGAGGACGCGCTCGCCCAGCTCGGCCAACGGGTCGAGGAGGCGGTGCGGGCCACCGGAAGCGCCGAGCTGACCACCCACGACGTGGGGCTGGCCATACTCGGCCCGTTGCAGGAACTCGACCTCGTCGCCTATCTGCGATTCGCCTCCGTCTACCGGGCGTTCGACTCGCTCGAGGACTTCGAGGCCGCGATCACGGAACTCAGGCTGGGGACGGGGCGCACGGCCGCGGACGACGACGACCGCGAGGACGACGCACGCGCAGTCACGGGGGGCCAGGAGGACGACCGCGGGTCCGGAGGGACTGCACAAGTCCCCGTGCCCGCCAACGCCGCCGACTGA
- a CDS encoding diaminobutyrate--2-oxoglutarate transaminase family protein, with the protein MAVTESVRGGTSDSAGASAVHEGILRRQSARESSARTYARALPIVPVRARGMTIEGADGRRYLDCLSGAGTLALGHNHPVVLEAIRKVLDSGAPLHVLDLATPVKDAFITELFRTLPPGLADHARVQFCGPAGTDAVEAAFKLVRAATGRTGMLAFSGAYHGMTAGALEASGGAFDVRVARLPYPQDYRCPFGVGGEHGAELAARWTESVLDDPKSGVPRPAGMILEPVQGEGGVIPAPDAWLRRMRQITSDRSIPLIADEVQTGVGRTGSFWAVEHSGVTPDVMVLSKAIGGSLPLAVIVYRDELDAWQPGAHAGTFRGNQLAMAAGTATLAYVRENRLAERAAELGSRMLQQLQGLAAEFACIGDVRGRGLMIGVEVVWPQGEAPVDEGRSAILAALEGVGGAAREPGDLAALDGHGGGAGQADVSASVQAGVRNDLGWTGGGAGGLAGLDPARNAGGFPEGVAPGDGGAGAATLRDPKRHPRPAAPELAAAIQQECLRRGLIVELGGRHSSVVRLLPPLTISDEQAAAVLDRLADAVEAVARGPIGHGGRHRGYTGHAGHTDRDQPHQPHQPRSGHRPHGDRGDRAG; encoded by the coding sequence ATGGCCGTGACCGAATCTGTGCGCGGGGGTACGTCCGACTCGGCGGGGGCATCCGCCGTGCACGAGGGGATCCTGCGGCGACAGTCTGCGCGCGAGTCGTCGGCGCGCACCTACGCTCGCGCCCTGCCGATCGTGCCGGTGCGGGCGCGCGGGATGACCATCGAGGGGGCGGACGGCCGCCGTTACCTGGACTGCCTCTCCGGTGCCGGGACGCTGGCGCTCGGACACAACCACCCCGTGGTGCTGGAAGCCATCCGCAAGGTCCTGGACTCGGGTGCACCACTTCACGTCCTCGACCTGGCTACGCCCGTCAAGGATGCCTTCATCACCGAGCTGTTCCGAACCCTGCCGCCCGGTCTCGCCGACCACGCACGCGTGCAGTTCTGCGGACCGGCCGGAACCGACGCGGTGGAGGCCGCCTTCAAGCTCGTCCGGGCCGCGACCGGACGGACCGGGATGCTCGCGTTCAGCGGCGCCTACCACGGGATGACCGCCGGAGCGCTCGAAGCATCCGGAGGCGCCTTCGACGTACGCGTCGCGCGCCTGCCGTACCCCCAGGACTACCGCTGCCCCTTCGGCGTCGGCGGCGAACACGGTGCCGAACTCGCCGCCCGCTGGACCGAGTCCGTCCTCGACGACCCCAAGTCGGGCGTACCACGCCCCGCCGGGATGATTCTCGAACCAGTGCAGGGTGAGGGCGGAGTCATCCCCGCCCCCGACGCGTGGCTGCGGCGCATGAGGCAGATCACTTCTGACCGTTCCATCCCGCTGATCGCCGACGAGGTGCAGACCGGGGTCGGGCGCACCGGTTCCTTCTGGGCCGTGGAGCACAGCGGCGTCACCCCCGACGTCATGGTCCTCTCCAAGGCCATCGGCGGCAGCCTGCCCCTGGCCGTCATCGTCTACCGCGACGAACTCGACGCCTGGCAACCCGGCGCTCACGCCGGAACGTTCCGCGGCAACCAGCTCGCCATGGCCGCCGGAACAGCGACGCTCGCCTACGTCCGCGAAAACCGTCTCGCCGAGCGGGCGGCCGAACTGGGCTCGCGGATGCTGCAGCAACTCCAGGGTCTTGCCGCGGAGTTCGCGTGCATCGGGGATGTGCGGGGCAGGGGGCTCATGATCGGGGTCGAGGTCGTGTGGCCACAGGGCGAAGCCCCGGTGGACGAGGGGCGGTCGGCGATCCTGGCGGCGCTTGAGGGGGTTGGCGGGGCCGCGCGTGAGCCAGGGGACCTGGCTGCTCTGGACGGGCATGGTGGTGGTGCCGGCCAGGCCGATGTGAGTGCTTCGGTGCAAGCGGGTGTGCGGAACGATCTCGGCTGGACTGGCGGTGGGGCAGGCGGTCTCGCGGGTCTCGACCCCGCCCGGAACGCGGGCGGTTTCCCGGAGGGAGTCGCCCCTGGCGACGGAGGCGCAGGGGCGGCGACACTGCGGGACCCGAAACGCCATCCCCGTCCCGCCGCCCCCGAACTCGCCGCCGCCATCCAACAGGAGTGCCTGCGCCGTGGCCTGATCGTCGAACTCGGCGGCCGTCACTCCAGCGTCGTGCGGCTCCTTCCGCCCCTGACCATCAGCGACGAACAGGCGGCCGCGGTGCTGGACCGGTTGGCCGACGCGGTGGAGGCGGTGGCCCGCGGTCCCATCGGGCATGGCGGCCGCCACCGTGGTTACACCGGTCACGCCGGTCACACCGACCGTGATCAGCCGCATCAGCCGCATCAGCCGCGCTCGGGCCACCGGCCGCACGGTGACCGGGGCGACCGCGCCGGGTAG
- a CDS encoding ATP-dependent DNA helicase — protein sequence MTKPPLPELLHAAVTAVGGTERPGQVTMAESVAEAIDGGSHLLVQAGTGTGKSLGYLVPALAQGERVVVATATLALQRQLVERDLPRTVDALHPLLRRRPEFAMLKGRSNYLCLHRLHEGVPQDEDEGLFDQFEAAAPTSKLGQDLLRLRDWSDETETGDRDDLTPGVSDRAWGQVSVSSRECLGASKCAYGAECFAEMARERAKLSEVVVTNHALLAIDAIEGAPVLPQHEVLIVDEAHELVSRVTGVATGELTPGQVNRAVRRAAKLANEKAADQLQTAAEGFERLMELALPGRLEEIPEDLAYALMALRDACRTVISAIGATRDKSVQDEDAVRKQALASVESVHDVAERITNGSEWDVVWYERHDRFGASLRVAPMSVSGLLREKLFADRSVVLTSATLKLGGDFNGVGASLGLAPEGTEGDDLPQWKGVDVGSPFEYPKQGILYVAKHLSRPARDGDRVDMLDELTELIQAAGGRTLGLFSSMRAAQLAAEELRSRIPEFPILLQGEETLGELIKNFAADPQTCLFGTLSLWQGVDVPGPSCQLVVMDKIPFPRPDDPLMSARQKAVEDAGGNGFMAVAATHAALLMAQGAGRLVRASGDRGVVAVLDQRLATARYGSYLKASLPDFWYTTDRNQVRKSLAAIDAVAKKAEAEKQPQ from the coding sequence ATGACGAAGCCCCCACTCCCCGAACTCCTGCATGCTGCCGTCACTGCCGTCGGCGGTACGGAGCGCCCCGGCCAGGTGACCATGGCCGAATCCGTCGCGGAGGCGATCGACGGCGGTTCCCATCTGCTGGTCCAGGCCGGCACCGGCACCGGAAAGTCGCTCGGCTACCTCGTGCCCGCGCTCGCGCAGGGGGAGCGCGTCGTGGTGGCGACGGCCACCCTTGCCCTGCAACGCCAGCTCGTGGAGCGGGACCTGCCGCGCACGGTCGACGCACTGCACCCGCTGCTGCGCCGGCGCCCCGAGTTCGCGATGCTCAAGGGCAGGTCGAACTACCTTTGCTTGCACCGTTTGCACGAGGGCGTTCCGCAGGATGAGGACGAAGGGCTCTTCGACCAGTTCGAGGCGGCTGCGCCGACCAGCAAGCTGGGACAGGACCTACTGCGGTTGCGCGACTGGTCGGACGAGACGGAGACGGGTGATCGCGACGATCTGACGCCCGGTGTGTCCGACCGGGCCTGGGGTCAGGTGTCGGTGTCGTCGCGGGAGTGCCTGGGCGCATCGAAGTGCGCGTACGGCGCCGAGTGCTTCGCCGAGATGGCCCGTGAGCGGGCCAAGCTCTCGGAGGTTGTGGTCACCAACCACGCGCTGCTCGCGATCGACGCCATTGAGGGCGCCCCCGTCCTCCCGCAGCACGAGGTCCTGATCGTCGACGAGGCACACGAGCTGGTCTCCCGGGTCACTGGAGTCGCCACCGGCGAGCTCACGCCCGGCCAGGTCAACCGCGCGGTGCGCCGCGCCGCAAAGCTCGCCAACGAGAAGGCCGCCGACCAGCTCCAGACTGCTGCCGAGGGCTTCGAGCGGCTGATGGAGCTCGCCCTGCCGGGCCGCCTGGAGGAGATCCCGGAGGACCTCGCCTACGCCCTCATGGCGTTGCGGGACGCCTGCCGTACCGTCATCTCCGCGATCGGCGCGACTCGCGACAAATCCGTGCAGGACGAGGACGCGGTCCGCAAGCAGGCGCTGGCCTCGGTCGAATCCGTGCACGACGTCGCGGAGCGAATCACGAACGGCTCCGAATGGGACGTCGTCTGGTACGAGCGTCACGACCGTTTCGGTGCGTCCCTGCGTGTGGCCCCGATGTCCGTGTCGGGTCTGCTGCGGGAGAAGCTCTTCGCGGACCGTTCCGTCGTCCTGACCTCAGCGACTCTGAAGCTGGGCGGCGACTTCAACGGCGTCGGCGCCTCACTGGGCCTCGCTCCCGAGGGCACGGAGGGCGATGACCTTCCGCAGTGGAAGGGAGTGGATGTCGGCTCGCCCTTCGAGTACCCCAAGCAGGGCATTCTGTATGTCGCCAAGCACCTGTCGCGCCCCGCGCGGGACGGCGACCGAGTGGACATGCTCGACGAGCTGACCGAACTGATCCAGGCGGCCGGCGGTCGCACGCTGGGCCTGTTCTCCTCGATGCGTGCCGCCCAGCTGGCCGCCGAGGAGCTTCGCTCCCGCATCCCCGAATTCCCGATCCTCCTGCAGGGCGAGGAGACGCTCGGTGAGCTGATCAAGAACTTCGCGGCCGACCCGCAGACCTGCCTCTTCGGCACGCTGTCCCTCTGGCAGGGCGTCGATGTGCCCGGCCCCAGTTGTCAGCTGGTCGTCATGGACAAGATCCCGTTCCCGCGCCCGGACGACCCACTGATGAGCGCGCGCCAGAAGGCGGTGGAGGACGCCGGCGGTAATGGCTTCATGGCGGTCGCCGCTACTCACGCGGCGCTGCTGATGGCCCAGGGCGCCGGCCGTCTCGTACGGGCATCGGGGGATCGAGGCGTCGTCGCGGTACTGGACCAGCGGCTGGCCACGGCCCGGTACGGGAGCTACCTGAAGGCGTCACTGCCCGACTTCTGGTACACCACGGACCGTAACCAGGTTCGAAAGTCGCTGGCCGCGATCGATGCAGTGGCGAAGAAGGCAGAGGCAGAAAAACAGCCGCAGTGA
- a CDS encoding IucA/IucC family protein, translated as MEEGASDAEWVHGDDTPDLLGHPDPHIAAQAAAVENLLRCWVRETNLPAPDTGALRIPLPATGTALLVPVGYWSPTGWHRFGLPHLADAPAQCPPTDAVTLAALLTRETLGGPSPAAVAPDAGPSGPFPVPPSSAAPRTSTAPLATATPRIAATPLISAAPSTSSTPPTHSASKSSASPTPTSLTGPAISAATDLGARVADSVRRTVTFISERRANPADTPDMFLAAEQALLLGHPLHPTPKSREGLSEAEAHRYSPELRGSFPLHWLAVAPSLLAADSAWTERGRVVPAGQLTCRLAGPELALPDGYAALPLHPWQLREVRHRPGTAALLDAGLLQDLGVGGARWHPTSSVRTVYRSGAPAMLKLSLGLRITNSRRENLRKELHRGVEVHRLLRSGLSPQWQSEHPGFDIVRDPAWIAVDGPDGVPVAGLDVMIRHNPFRPSDDVSCVAGLVSPRYAGPGTATGRPSSDRKPLRSRLAELVTRLAGRTGRPSGAVAAEWFLRYLEQVVRPVLWLDSEAGVALEAHQQNTLLVLDDDGWPSGGRYRDNQGHYFRESRRAELDARLSGIGEHSDTFVSDEVTDERFAYYLAINNVFGLIGAFGSQRLADERLLLAAFRRFLREVASGPTRLRTSLPAHLLDSPVLRCKANLLTRLHGLDELVGPVDTQSVYVSIDNPLHS; from the coding sequence ATGGAGGAAGGTGCCTCGGACGCCGAGTGGGTCCATGGAGACGACACTCCTGACCTCCTTGGGCATCCCGACCCGCACATCGCAGCGCAGGCCGCCGCCGTGGAGAATCTGCTCCGCTGCTGGGTGCGGGAGACAAACCTCCCGGCACCCGACACGGGGGCCCTCCGTATCCCCTTGCCTGCCACTGGCACAGCCCTACTGGTCCCCGTCGGCTACTGGTCGCCTACGGGGTGGCACCGCTTCGGCCTCCCGCACCTAGCCGACGCACCGGCCCAGTGCCCGCCGACGGACGCGGTGACCCTCGCCGCACTGCTCACCAGGGAGACGCTCGGGGGGCCGAGCCCTGCGGCCGTGGCTCCGGACGCCGGCCCGTCAGGACCTTTCCCCGTGCCCCCGTCCTCTGCCGCACCCCGGACCTCTACCGCGCCGTTGGCCACTGCCACCCCTCGGATCGCTGCCACCCCTCTGATCTCTGCCGCACCCTCGACCTCCTCCACACCGCCGACCCACTCCGCCTCCAAGTCCTCCGCCTCTCCGACGCCCACATCCCTGACCGGCCCCGCGATCTCCGCCGCGACTGACCTCGGCGCCCGTGTCGCCGATTCTGTCCGGCGAACCGTCACTTTCATCAGTGAGCGTCGTGCGAACCCCGCCGACACCCCCGACATGTTCCTCGCGGCCGAGCAGGCTCTCTTGCTCGGACACCCGCTCCACCCGACGCCGAAGAGCCGAGAGGGTCTCTCCGAAGCCGAAGCGCACCGATACTCACCCGAGTTGCGCGGCTCCTTCCCCTTGCACTGGCTTGCTGTCGCTCCCTCTCTGCTCGCCGCCGACTCGGCCTGGACCGAACGCGGCCGTGTTGTTCCCGCCGGCCAGCTCACGTGCCGACTCGCCGGCCCTGAGCTGGCATTGCCCGACGGCTACGCGGCTCTGCCCCTGCACCCTTGGCAGCTGCGCGAGGTCCGGCACCGCCCCGGGACCGCGGCGCTGCTCGATGCCGGACTGCTCCAGGACCTCGGCGTCGGCGGCGCCCGGTGGCATCCCACCTCCTCCGTACGAACCGTCTACAGGTCCGGTGCCCCCGCCATGCTCAAGCTGTCGCTCGGCCTACGGATCACCAACTCCCGCCGTGAGAACCTCCGCAAGGAACTGCACCGCGGCGTCGAGGTTCACCGACTGCTGCGCAGTGGCCTCTCCCCGCAATGGCAGTCCGAGCACCCAGGCTTTGACATCGTTCGCGACCCGGCATGGATCGCCGTCGACGGACCGGATGGCGTCCCGGTGGCCGGTCTCGACGTGATGATCCGGCACAACCCGTTCCGACCTTCCGACGACGTGTCCTGTGTAGCCGGACTCGTCTCACCCCGGTACGCAGGGCCCGGCACCGCGACAGGCCGACCCTCCTCGGACAGGAAGCCGCTGCGATCCCGCTTGGCTGAGCTCGTCACGCGTCTCGCCGGCCGAACAGGCCGCCCTAGTGGTGCCGTTGCCGCCGAGTGGTTCCTGCGCTACCTCGAACAGGTTGTCCGCCCCGTGCTGTGGCTGGACTCGGAGGCCGGAGTCGCACTGGAAGCACATCAGCAGAACACGCTGCTCGTGCTGGACGATGACGGCTGGCCTTCGGGCGGCCGGTACCGCGACAACCAGGGTCACTACTTTCGTGAGTCCCGGCGTGCGGAACTCGACGCCCGGCTGTCCGGCATCGGCGAGCACAGCGACACCTTCGTCTCGGACGAAGTGACCGACGAGCGCTTCGCGTACTACCTCGCGATCAACAACGTGTTCGGCCTCATCGGAGCGTTCGGCTCCCAGCGTCTTGCCGACGAGCGGCTATTGCTCGCCGCCTTCCGCCGCTTCCTCCGCGAAGTGGCCTCCGGCCCTACCCGACTCCGAACCTCACTACCTGCCCACCTGCTCGACTCACCGGTTCTGCGCTGTAAGGCCAATCTGCTGACCCGCCTGCACGGCCTCGACGAACTCGTCGGCCCAGTCGACACCCAGTCCGTCTATGTCTCCATCGACAACCCCCTACATTCCTGA
- the lexA gene encoding transcriptional repressor LexA yields MTTTADSATITAQDRSQGRLEPVHAMNEAMSPEGHKRSLPGRPPGIRADSSGLTDRQRRVIEVIRDSVQRRGYPPSMREIGQAVGLSSTSSVAHQLMALERKGFLRRDPHRPRAYEVRGSDQAASVQPTDTTGKPAASYVPLVGRIAAGGPILAEESVEDVFPLPRQLVGDGELFVLKVVGDSMIEAAICDGDWVTVRRQPVAENGDIVAAMLDGEATVKRFKREDGHVWLLPHNAAYEPIPGDDATILGKVVAVLRRV; encoded by the coding sequence GTGACCACCACCGCAGACAGTGCCACCATCACTGCCCAGGACCGCTCCCAGGGCCGACTCGAGCCGGTGCATGCGATGAACGAAGCCATGAGTCCCGAGGGACACAAGCGCTCTCTGCCGGGCCGACCTCCCGGCATCCGGGCGGACAGTTCAGGGCTCACCGACCGGCAGCGCCGCGTGATCGAAGTCATCAGGGACTCCGTGCAGCGGCGTGGCTACCCGCCGTCGATGCGGGAGATCGGCCAGGCGGTCGGCCTGTCCAGCACGTCCTCGGTCGCCCACCAGCTGATGGCACTGGAGCGCAAGGGATTCCTGCGCCGCGACCCGCACCGCCCGCGCGCGTACGAAGTGCGAGGCTCCGACCAGGCCGCCTCCGTGCAGCCCACGGACACCACAGGCAAGCCCGCCGCGTCGTACGTGCCGCTGGTCGGCCGCATCGCCGCCGGTGGACCGATCCTCGCTGAGGAGTCGGTCGAGGACGTCTTCCCCCTCCCCCGGCAGCTGGTCGGCGACGGCGAGCTCTTCGTCCTGAAGGTCGTCGGTGACTCGATGATCGAGGCCGCCATCTGCGACGGCGACTGGGTCACGGTCAGGCGCCAGCCGGTCGCGGAGAACGGCGACATCGTCGCCGCCATGCTCGACGGCGAGGCCACCGTCAAGCGCTTCAAGCGCGAGGACGGCCACGTCTGGCTCCTCCCGCACAACGCTGCGTACGAGCCGATTCCCGGCGACGACGCGACCATCCTGGGCAAGGTGGTGGCAGTGCTGCGGCGCGTGTGA